One Danio rerio strain Tuebingen ecotype United States chromosome 13, GRCz12tu, whole genome shotgun sequence DNA window includes the following coding sequences:
- the zgc:153169 gene encoding uncharacterized protein LOC767799 (The RefSeq protein has 3 substitutions, 1 non-frameshifting indel compared to this genomic sequence) has product MAAVGTWSFSRPAVDRMRSLLLAGQNATDVVETAMAEVEDDLDTGRHIVGRGGFPNATGVVECDAAIMEGLPRRFGAVAALRGIPQPCRVARKVMEESPHSLLVGEGAEAFAQDLGFTSEPNEKMLSDHTASAYQEFLEKKEPVKGGHDTIGLIALDLSGNITVGVSTSGAPFKLPGRVGDSPLPGCGLYADHTVGAAAATGDGDKIMCYCPSFHVVQLMKQGSSPNEACSAVLADIQRRMGGNQCFEIGLISLNLKGEVGAASSVEFPYTFWNQQLDSVKELIINQKF; this is encoded by the exons ATGGCAGCTGTGGGAACATGGTCTTTCTCTCGCCCTGCAGTGGACAGAATGAGAAGTTTGCTGCTAGCTGGACAAAACGCTACAGATGTTGTAGAAACTGCAATGGCAG AAGTTGAAGATGACTTAGACACTGGACGACATATTGTTGGTGGCAGAGGAGGATTTCCAAATGCCACAGGAGTAGTTGAATGTGATGCTGCTATTATGGAAGGTTTGCCAGGGAGATTTGGGGCAGTGGCAGCACTTCGAGG TATCCCACAACCATGTCGTGTAGCTCGCAAAGTAATGGAGGAGAGTCCTCACAGCTTGCTTGTTGGAGAAGGAGCAAAAGCATTTGCTCAGGATCTGGGTTTTACATCAGAGCCCAATGAGAAAATGCTGTCTGACCACACTGCTTCTGCTTACCAG GAATTTCTTGAAAAAAAGGAACCAGTTAAGGGTGGGCATGATACAATAG GCCTTATAGCTCTTGATTTAAGTGGTAACATAACAGTAG GAGTTTCCACATCAGGAGCTCCATTCAAATTACCAGGACGGGTGGGAGACTCTCCACTTCCAGGCTGTGGTCTGTATGCTGATCACACA GTGGGTGCTGCAGCAG ctaCAGGTGATGGAGACAAAATTATGTGCTACTGTCCAAGCTTTCATGTCGTGCAGCTGATGAAACAA GGCTCATCTCCTAATGAAGCCTGTAGTGCTGTGCTCGCCGACATACAGAGGAGAATGGGAGGCAATCAGTGCTTTGAAATCGgtcttatttctttaaatttgaAG GGAGAAGTCGGAGCTGCGTCTTCGGTCGAGTTTCCATACACCTTCTGGAACCAAGAGTTGGATTCAGTGAAAGAGCTGATTATCAATCAAAAGTTTTGA
- the zgc:153169 gene encoding uncharacterized protein isoform X1 has protein sequence MRSLLLAGQNATDVVETAMAEVEDDLDTGRHIVGGRGGFPNATGVVECDAAIMEGLPGRFGAVAALRGIPQPCRVARKVMEESPHSLLVGEGAKAFAQDLGFTSEPNEKMLSDHTASAYQEFLEKKEPVKGGHDTIGLIALDLSGNITVGVSTSGAPFKLPGRVGDSPLPGCGLYADHTVGAAAATGDGDKIMCYCPSFHVVQLMKQGSSPNEACSAVLADIQRRMGGNQCFEIGLISLNLKGEVGAASSVEFPYTFWNQELDSVKELIINQKF, from the exons ATGAGAAGTTTGCTGCTAGCTGGACAAAACGCTACAGATGTTGTAGAAACTGCAATGGCAG AAGTTGAAGATGACTTAGACACTGGACGACATATTGTTGGTGGCAGAGGAGGATTTCCAAATGCCACAGGAGTAGTTGAATGTGATGCTGCTATTATGGAAGGTTTGCCAGGGAGATTTGGGGCAGTGGCAGCACTTCGAGG TATCCCACAACCATGTCGTGTAGCTCGCAAAGTAATGGAGGAGAGTCCTCACAGCTTGCTTGTTGGAGAAGGAGCAAAAGCATTTGCTCAGGATCTGGGTTTTACATCAGAGCCCAATGAGAAAATGCTGTCTGACCACACTGCTTCTGCTTACCAG GAATTTCTTGAAAAAAAGGAACCAGTTAAGGGTGGGCATGATACAATAG GCCTTATAGCTCTTGATTTAAGTGGTAACATAACAGTAG GAGTTTCCACATCAGGAGCTCCATTCAAATTACCAGGACGGGTGGGAGACTCTCCACTTCCAGGCTGTGGTCTGTATGCTGATCACACA GTGGGTGCTGCAGCAG ctaCAGGTGATGGAGACAAAATTATGTGCTACTGTCCAAGCTTTCATGTCGTGCAGCTGATGAAACAA GGCTCATCTCCTAATGAAGCCTGTAGTGCTGTGCTCGCCGACATACAGAGGAGAATGGGAGGCAATCAGTGCTTTGAAATCGgtcttatttctttaaatttgaAG GGAGAAGTCGGAGCTGCGTCTTCGGTCGAGTTTCCATACACCTTCTGGAACCAAGAGTTGGATTCAGTGAAAGAGCTGATTATCAATCAAAAGTTTTGA
- the rab1ab gene encoding ras-related protein Rab-1A produces MNPEYDYLFKLLLIGDSGVGKSCLLLRFADDTYTESYISTIGVDFKIRTIELDGKTIKLQIWDTAGQERFRTITSSYYRGAHGIIVVYDVTDQESFNNVKQWLQEIDRYASENVNKLLVGNKCDLTTKKVVDYTTAKEFADSLGIPFLETSAKNATNVEQAFMTMAAEIKKRMGPGATAGGSEKTMKIESTPVKPASGGCC; encoded by the exons ATGAATCCCGAATA TGACTATTTATTCAAGCTGCTCTTGATTGGTGACTCTGGTGTTGGAAAGTCTTGCCTTCTTCTCAGATTTGCA GATGACACATACACAGAAAGCTACATTAGCACTATCGGTGTGGACTTTAAAATAAGAACTATAGAATTAGACGGAAAGACCATCAAACTTCAGATC TGGGATACAGCAGGGCAGGAGAGGTTTCGCACAATCACATCCAGCTACTACAGAGGAGCACATGGAATTATTGTAGTCTATGATGTTACAGATCAG GAATCTTTCAATAATGTAAAACAGTGGCTACAGGAGATTGACCGCTACGCCAGTGAAAATGTCAACAAGTTATTGGTTGGCAACAAGTGTGacttaacaacaaaaaaagtggTGGACTACACAACGGCAAAG gAATTTGCAGATTCCCTTGGCATTCCTTTCTTGGAAACTAGCGCTAAGAACGCCACAAATGTGGAGCAGGCCTTCATGACCATGGCTGCCGAGATCAAGAAGAGGATGGGCCCTGGAGCCACAGCCGGCGGCTCTGAAAAAACCATGAAGATCGAAAGCACTCCAGTGAAGCCTGCGTCTGGAGGCTGCTGCTGA